A genomic window from Equus asinus isolate D_3611 breed Donkey chromosome 25, EquAss-T2T_v2, whole genome shotgun sequence includes:
- the CTSK gene encoding cathepsin K isoform X2, which translates to MAPAISSSKARLRTPWQMEESPLIIPFPRMWGLKVLLLPMVSFALYPEEILDTQWELWKKTYRKQYNSKVDEISRRLIWEKNLKHISIHNLEASLGVHTYELAMNHLGDMTSEEVVQKMTGLKVPPSHTRSNDTLYIPDWEGRAPDSIDYRKKGYVTPVKNQGQCGSCWAFSSVGALEGQLKKKTGKLLNLSPQNLVDCVSENDGCGGGYMTNAFQYVQKNRGIDSEDAYPYVGQDESCMYNPTGKAAKCRGYREIPQGNEKALKRAVARVGPVSVAIDASLTSFQFYSKGVYYDENCNSDNLNHAVLAVGYGIQKGNKHWIIKNSSGGWDVQDQATGRFSVW; encoded by the exons ATGGCTCCAGCTATTTCCTCATCCAAAGCCAGGCTAAGAACCCCTTGGCAAATGGAAGAGTCTCCCCTAATTATCCCCTTCCCCAGGATGTGGGGGCTCAAGGTTTTGCTGCTGCCCATGGTGAGTTTTGCTCTATACCCTGAGGAGATACTGGACACCCAATGGGAACTGTGGAAGAAGACCTACAGGAAGCAGTATAACAGCAAG GTGGATGAAATTTCTCGGCgtttaatttgggaaaaaaaccTGAAGCATATTTCCATCCATAATCTTGAGGCCTCTCTTGGTGTCCATACATATGAACTGGCCATGAACCACTTGGGGGACATG ACCAGTGAAGAGGTGGTTCAGAAGATGACTGGACTCAAAGTACCCCCCTCTCATACTCGCAGTAATGACACCCTCTATATCCCCGACTGGGAAGGCAGAGCCCCAGACTCCATTGATTATCGAAAGAAGGGATATGTTACTCCTGTCAAAAACCAG GGTCAGTGTGGTTCCTGTTGGGCTTTTAGCTCTGTGGGTGCCCTGGAGGGTCAGCTCAAGAAGAAAACTGGCAAACTCTTAAATCTGAGTCCCCAGAACCTGGTGGATTGCGTATCTGAGAATGATGGCTGCGGAGGGGGCTACATGACAAATGCCTTCCAGTATGTGCAGAAGAACCGGGGCATTGACTCTGAAGATGCCTACCCATATGTGGGACAG GATGAAAGTTGTATGTACAATCCAACAGGAAAGGCAGCTAAGTGCAGAGGGTACAGAGAGATCCCTCAGGGGAATGAGAAAGCCCTGAAGAGGGCAGTGGCCCGAGTGGGACCTGTCTCTGTGGCCATTGATGCAAGCCTGACCTCCTTCCAGTTTTACAGCAAAG GTGTGTATTATGATGAAAACTGCAATAGTGATAATCTGAACCATGCGGTTTTGGCAGTGGGCTATGGGATCCAGAAGGGAAACAAGCACTGGATAATTAAAAACAG ttctggaggctgggacgtccaagatcaagcaactggcagattcagtgtctggtga
- the CTSK gene encoding cathepsin K isoform X1, with protein MAPAISSSKARLRTPWQMEESPLIIPFPRMWGLKVLLLPMVSFALYPEEILDTQWELWKKTYRKQYNSKVDEISRRLIWEKNLKHISIHNLEASLGVHTYELAMNHLGDMTSEEVVQKMTGLKVPPSHTRSNDTLYIPDWEGRAPDSIDYRKKGYVTPVKNQGQCGSCWAFSSVGALEGQLKKKTGKLLNLSPQNLVDCVSENDGCGGGYMTNAFQYVQKNRGIDSEDAYPYVGQDESCMYNPTGKAAKCRGYREIPQGNEKALKRAVARVGPVSVAIDASLTSFQFYSKGVYYDENCNSDNLNHAVLAVGYGIQKGNKHWIIKNSWGENWGNKGYILMARNKNNACGIANMASFPKM; from the exons ATGGCTCCAGCTATTTCCTCATCCAAAGCCAGGCTAAGAACCCCTTGGCAAATGGAAGAGTCTCCCCTAATTATCCCCTTCCCCAGGATGTGGGGGCTCAAGGTTTTGCTGCTGCCCATGGTGAGTTTTGCTCTATACCCTGAGGAGATACTGGACACCCAATGGGAACTGTGGAAGAAGACCTACAGGAAGCAGTATAACAGCAAG GTGGATGAAATTTCTCGGCgtttaatttgggaaaaaaaccTGAAGCATATTTCCATCCATAATCTTGAGGCCTCTCTTGGTGTCCATACATATGAACTGGCCATGAACCACTTGGGGGACATG ACCAGTGAAGAGGTGGTTCAGAAGATGACTGGACTCAAAGTACCCCCCTCTCATACTCGCAGTAATGACACCCTCTATATCCCCGACTGGGAAGGCAGAGCCCCAGACTCCATTGATTATCGAAAGAAGGGATATGTTACTCCTGTCAAAAACCAG GGTCAGTGTGGTTCCTGTTGGGCTTTTAGCTCTGTGGGTGCCCTGGAGGGTCAGCTCAAGAAGAAAACTGGCAAACTCTTAAATCTGAGTCCCCAGAACCTGGTGGATTGCGTATCTGAGAATGATGGCTGCGGAGGGGGCTACATGACAAATGCCTTCCAGTATGTGCAGAAGAACCGGGGCATTGACTCTGAAGATGCCTACCCATATGTGGGACAG GATGAAAGTTGTATGTACAATCCAACAGGAAAGGCAGCTAAGTGCAGAGGGTACAGAGAGATCCCTCAGGGGAATGAGAAAGCCCTGAAGAGGGCAGTGGCCCGAGTGGGACCTGTCTCTGTGGCCATTGATGCAAGCCTGACCTCCTTCCAGTTTTACAGCAAAG GTGTGTATTATGATGAAAACTGCAATAGTGATAATCTGAACCATGCGGTTTTGGCAGTGGGCTATGGGATCCAGAAGGGAAACAAGCACTGGATAATTAAAAACAG CTGGGGAGaaaactggggaaacaaaggctATATCCTCATGGCTCGGAATAAGAACAACGCTTGTGGCATTGCCAACATGGCCAGCTTCCCCAAGATGTGA
- the CTSK gene encoding cathepsin K isoform X3 — MWGLKVLLLPMVSFALYPEEILDTQWELWKKTYRKQYNSKVDEISRRLIWEKNLKHISIHNLEASLGVHTYELAMNHLGDMTSEEVVQKMTGLKVPPSHTRSNDTLYIPDWEGRAPDSIDYRKKGYVTPVKNQGQCGSCWAFSSVGALEGQLKKKTGKLLNLSPQNLVDCVSENDGCGGGYMTNAFQYVQKNRGIDSEDAYPYVGQDESCMYNPTGKAAKCRGYREIPQGNEKALKRAVARVGPVSVAIDASLTSFQFYSKGVYYDENCNSDNLNHAVLAVGYGIQKGNKHWIIKNSWGENWGNKGYILMARNKNNACGIANMASFPKM, encoded by the exons ATGTGGGGGCTCAAGGTTTTGCTGCTGCCCATGGTGAGTTTTGCTCTATACCCTGAGGAGATACTGGACACCCAATGGGAACTGTGGAAGAAGACCTACAGGAAGCAGTATAACAGCAAG GTGGATGAAATTTCTCGGCgtttaatttgggaaaaaaaccTGAAGCATATTTCCATCCATAATCTTGAGGCCTCTCTTGGTGTCCATACATATGAACTGGCCATGAACCACTTGGGGGACATG ACCAGTGAAGAGGTGGTTCAGAAGATGACTGGACTCAAAGTACCCCCCTCTCATACTCGCAGTAATGACACCCTCTATATCCCCGACTGGGAAGGCAGAGCCCCAGACTCCATTGATTATCGAAAGAAGGGATATGTTACTCCTGTCAAAAACCAG GGTCAGTGTGGTTCCTGTTGGGCTTTTAGCTCTGTGGGTGCCCTGGAGGGTCAGCTCAAGAAGAAAACTGGCAAACTCTTAAATCTGAGTCCCCAGAACCTGGTGGATTGCGTATCTGAGAATGATGGCTGCGGAGGGGGCTACATGACAAATGCCTTCCAGTATGTGCAGAAGAACCGGGGCATTGACTCTGAAGATGCCTACCCATATGTGGGACAG GATGAAAGTTGTATGTACAATCCAACAGGAAAGGCAGCTAAGTGCAGAGGGTACAGAGAGATCCCTCAGGGGAATGAGAAAGCCCTGAAGAGGGCAGTGGCCCGAGTGGGACCTGTCTCTGTGGCCATTGATGCAAGCCTGACCTCCTTCCAGTTTTACAGCAAAG GTGTGTATTATGATGAAAACTGCAATAGTGATAATCTGAACCATGCGGTTTTGGCAGTGGGCTATGGGATCCAGAAGGGAAACAAGCACTGGATAATTAAAAACAG CTGGGGAGaaaactggggaaacaaaggctATATCCTCATGGCTCGGAATAAGAACAACGCTTGTGGCATTGCCAACATGGCCAGCTTCCCCAAGATGTGA